The nucleotide sequence CTGCTTCTTTGCTTAGTCCAAATGAGTATTTGAGCATCATCGCAACTGACGCAATCGTTGCTAGCGGATTAGCCTTCCCTTGTCCAGCGATATCTGGTGCTGAGCCGTGGACAGGTTCATAAAGTCCAGGTCCTGTGCTACCAATACTCGCTGAAGGAAGCATACCAAGTGATCCTGTTAACATCGACGCTTCATCACTTAAAATATCTCCAAACATATTTTCCGTTACAAGAACATCAAACTGTTTTGGATCACGAATTAATTGCATGGCCGCATTATCGACGAGCATATGTTCAAGCTCGATATCTGGGTATTGCTTGCCGACTTCTTCAGCAACTTCACGCCAAACACGGCTTGATTCTAGAACATTCGCTTTGTCAACCGATGTTACTTTTTTACGACGAACACGAGCTAGTTCAAACGCTTGTTTAATGATACGTTCAATTTCACTACGTTTGTAGTAGAGCGTGTCAACAACAACTTGCTCGCCGTTTTCTTCTCGTCTTTCCTTTGGTTCACCAAAGTATAACCCGCTTGTAAGTTCACGTAAGATCATTAAATCTACGCCTTTAACGACTTCTTTACGAAGAGTTGATGCTTCAATTAAGCTATCAAAAGCTGTGACTGGTCGTAAGTTAGCAAACAAATTCAGTTCTTTACGAATCCCCAAGAGACCTTTTTCTGGACGCATATCGCCAGGAAGTGTATCCCACTTAGGGCCACCAACAGCACCTAACAGAATGCCGTCACTTTCCTTACATACACGAACAGTTTCAGATGGGAGTGGCGAATTCTCCTCATCAATCGCCACCCCACCGATTTTTGCATACGAATATTCAAACTCATGACCAAACTGATCAGCAACTGTATCTAGTACATTAACAGCGGATTGGACAACCTCAGGGCCGATCCCGTCTCCAGGTAATACTGTGATCTTTTTTTTCATTTGATCCTTCCTTCCCATAACTCACTTCACCGAATTAGATGTGAACTTTACTTTCAGCTACTTCACTACGATTTTTCCGGTTTAAGATACGGTTTACCGCATTGACATAAGCTTTTGCAGAAGCTTCTAACACGTCATGGGCTGTGCCACGACCGCTCGATTCAACGTCATTGAACAATACTTTGACATATACTTCTGCTAATGCATCACGACCTCCAGTAATTGACTGAATACGATAATCTTTCAGAACAATTGGAGCATTAATAATTCGTTCTAGCGTATTGTAAACCGCTTCAACACTTCCAGACCCTGTTGCTGCTTCTTGAACGAGCTCACCATCTGGATTTGTCATCGTAATTGTTGCCGTTGGAATGTTTGTCGTTCCGTAGTTCACTTGGATCGTTTCTACTTCATAGTATTTAACAGCAGAACCAATCTTCTCTTCTGTCATCAGTGCGAAAATATCATCCTCTGTGACTTCTTTTTTCTTATCTGCAAGCTCTTTAAATTCTTTAAAGACCTTTTTGATTTGCTCCTCTGTCGCTGTATAACCAAGTTCTTTGACCTTCTCTTTGAAGGCATGGCGTCCGGAATGTTTTCCTAATACCATCCGGTTAGAAGAAACACCTACTAACTCAGGCGTGATAATTTCATAGGTTGTTTTTTCTTTTAAGACACCGTCTTGATGAATTCCTGATTCATGAGCAAAGGCATTGTCACCAACAACAGCTTTATTGTTAGGCACAGCCATACCTGTTAGCTTACTGACGAGAGTACTTGTGCGCTTAATTTCGTTCAGTTTCAACCCGGTTTCTGCTTGATAAAAATCACCACGAATTTTTAGAGCAACGGCAATCTCTTCTAGTGAGGCATTTCCGGCCCGCTCACCGATGCCGTTAATCGTACATTCGACTTGCTCAGCGCCATTTTCAATCGCTGCTAATGAGTTCGCAACCGCCATTCCAAGATCGTCATGACAGTGTGCCGAAAGCTTAGCCTTATCAATGTTTGGAACATTGTGCTTCAAATAACTAAAGATATGACCAATTTCCTGCGGGGTAATATAACCAACCGTATCAGGAATGTTAATGACACTAGCACCTGCATCAATGACCTTCTCTACAATTCGGACGAGAAAATCAAGATCGGAGCGACAAGCATCCTCAGCTGACCATTGCACGTGCGGGAAACGTTGTGACGCATATTTCACGGAGTCAACCGCAGCTTCGACAACTTGGTCTGGTGTCATTTTTAGCTTATGCGTCATATGAATAGGTGAGGTCGCAATAAATACATGTAAGCGTGGTTCTGCTCCGCCTTTAAGCGCATCCCAAGAAATATCAATTTCTTTCTGAAGCGATCGGGAAAGACCTGTCACAGAACTCCCTCTTACTGTATCTGCAATTGCCTTCACGGAATTGAAGTCCCCTTGGGAAGAAGCTGGGAACCCAGCTTCAATAATATCTACACCAAGGCGTTCTAGTTGTTTTGCAATCTCTATCTTTTCCTCAAAGTTAAGGTTCACTCCTGCTGATTGTTCTCCGTCCCTTAACGTTGTATCGAAGACATTAATTCTTTGCACTACCTACCACTCCTTTTGATTTGGCCTTAACAAATGGCATCATTTCGCGAAGTTCACGTCCGACAACTTCGATAGGGTGCTGTTTTTCTCTTTCATTAATTGCAGTATATTCAGGGCGGTTCACTTGATTCTCTTGAATCCAACCTTTTGCAAATTTCCCTGTTTGGATATCTGTTAAAATCTCTTTCATCGCAGCTTTTGTCTCATCCGTTACGACACGAGGTCCTGCTTGGAAGTCACCCCACTGTGCTGTATCTGAGATGGAATAGCGCATATATTCAAGTCCACCTTCATACATAAGGTCAACAATTAGTTTTAACTCATGTAAACATTCGAAGTAAGCGACTTCTGGTTGATAACCTGCTTCTACTAATGTTTCAAACCCAGCTTTTACTAGTGCTGATGTACCACCACATAGTACGGCTTGCTCACCGAATAGATCTGTTTCAGTTTCTTCTTGGAATGTTGTTTCTAATACGCCAGCTCTTGCTGAACCAATTTGTTTTGCATACGCTAATGCAATGTCTTTTGCTAATCCAGTCGCATCTTGATACACTGCGATAAGCCCTGGTACACCTGCTCCATCTTCAAACGTACGACGAACGAGGTGACCTGGTCCTTTTGGTGCAGCTAAAAATACGTCTACTGTTGATGGAGGAACGATTTGGTTAAAGTGAATGTTAAACCCGTGTGCGAATGCTAATGCTTTACCATCCGTAAGTGCTGGTTCAATTTCTTCTTTATATACTTTTGGTTGATGCTCATCTGGTAGTAACACCATAATTACATCTGCTTGTTGTGCAGCTTCTGCTACTGTATAAACATTAAAACCATCATTTTTTGCTTGATCCCAAGACTTCCCTTGACGTAGACCAATGATCACATCAACGCCACTTTCGCGTAAGTTTTGTGCATGGGCATGACCTTGAGAACCGTACCCGATGATTGCTACCTTTTTCCCTTGTAATACACCTTCATTTACATCTCCGTTATAAAATACTTTTGCCATTATAAATCTCTCCTTTTTTTAAAAATAAAATGTAGTTTAATAGTTTTTATAATTAATTTTTAATTAATTAACGTATATCGATTTTCATCAATGACTGATTTTTTTGTTCCCCGTTTAAAGGCTGTAATTCCTGTTCGGGCAATTTCCTTAATTCCATATGGACGTAAAAGGTCAATCAGCGCTTCTACTTTTTGGTGGTCACCCGTGACTTGAACTGTCATGCTCTCACGGCTAACATCAATAATCGTGGCTCGAAATGGGCCAACAACAGCAGCAATTTCGCCACGCTGTTGTGGGGAAGCAAAAATCTTAATGAGTGCTAACTCCCTTGCCACTATCGGCTCATCAGTAATGTCTTTTACTTTTAAGACATCCACTTGTTTATTCAATTGTTTTATCACTTGTTCAATGCCTTGGTGGCTATCAACGACGACCACAAAGGTCATCCGTGATATTGATGGATTTTCAGTAATCCCAACTGTGATGCTTTCAATATTGAAGTTACGTCGAGCAAATAATCCTGTAATCCGGTTCAAAACACCAGAAGTATTATTTACCGTTGCTGTAACTGTACGTTTCATGGCTTAATCCCCTCCATTTCATGTTGTCCTTTTCCAGGTGCGATCATTGGATACACATTTTCTTCTTTTGTGACCCGGAAATCTATTAATACCGGACCTTGATGTGCCATCGCTTCTGTTAACGCCTGTTCAACATCGTCTTTCTTGTCGATTTTCATCGCTTTAATATCATAAGCTTCTGCTAGCTTGACGAAGTTCGGCTGGATTGGGAAGAGCGAATTTGAGTAACGTTCTTCATAAAATAATTGTTGCCACTGTCTAACCATTCCAAGTGATGCATTGTTTACAATCACAACTTTAACCGGCAAGTTTAGCTCTTGTAAAATTGATAATTCTTGAGCTGTCATTTGGAAGCCTGCATCGCCTACAACCGATACGACTGGGGTGTGAGGTTCAGCAAATTGAGCTCCAATTGCGGCTGGGAAACCAAAGCCCATCGTTCCAAGTCCACCTGATGTCACCCAACGGTTCGGCTTATTAAACTTATAATACTGAGCGGCCCACATTTGATGTTGACCAACATCAGTGGTAACAATCGCTTCCCCATTGGTCACTTTATAAATCGATTCAATTAACTGCTGTGGCTTAATCGTGCCTCCCTCTTCTTTATACCAAAGTGGATACTCTTCTTTTAAACGTTGAACCTCTTCACTCCAAACCGCATTGTTACCGCGTTCGGCTTCTAAAGCAACGAGTTCCTTAAGGGCCTCTCTTGCATCACCTACAACTGGGATTTGTGCTTCAACATTTTTT is from Desertibacillus haloalkaliphilus and encodes:
- the leuB gene encoding 3-isopropylmalate dehydrogenase, producing MKKKITVLPGDGIGPEVVQSAVNVLDTVADQFGHEFEYSYAKIGGVAIDEENSPLPSETVRVCKESDGILLGAVGGPKWDTLPGDMRPEKGLLGIRKELNLFANLRPVTAFDSLIEASTLRKEVVKGVDLMILRELTSGLYFGEPKERREENGEQVVVDTLYYKRSEIERIIKQAFELARVRRKKVTSVDKANVLESSRVWREVAEEVGKQYPDIELEHMLVDNAAMQLIRDPKQFDVLVTENMFGDILSDEASMLTGSLGMLPSASIGSTGPGLYEPVHGSAPDIAGQGKANPLATIASVAMMLKYSFGLSKEAEVVDKAVSTVLEQGYRTGDIAAEGETTLSTTEMTEKVIAAMTNQAKVTN
- a CDS encoding 2-isopropylmalate synthase, giving the protein MQRINVFDTTLRDGEQSAGVNLNFEEKIEIAKQLERLGVDIIEAGFPASSQGDFNSVKAIADTVRGSSVTGLSRSLQKEIDISWDALKGGAEPRLHVFIATSPIHMTHKLKMTPDQVVEAAVDSVKYASQRFPHVQWSAEDACRSDLDFLVRIVEKVIDAGASVINIPDTVGYITPQEIGHIFSYLKHNVPNIDKAKLSAHCHDDLGMAVANSLAAIENGAEQVECTINGIGERAGNASLEEIAVALKIRGDFYQAETGLKLNEIKRTSTLVSKLTGMAVPNNKAVVGDNAFAHESGIHQDGVLKEKTTYEIITPELVGVSSNRMVLGKHSGRHAFKEKVKELGYTATEEQIKKVFKEFKELADKKKEVTEDDIFALMTEEKIGSAVKYYEVETIQVNYGTTNIPTATITMTNPDGELVQEAATGSGSVEAVYNTLERIINAPIVLKDYRIQSITGGRDALAEVYVKVLFNDVESSGRGTAHDVLEASAKAYVNAVNRILNRKNRSEVAESKVHI
- the ilvC gene encoding ketol-acid reductoisomerase; protein product: MAKVFYNGDVNEGVLQGKKVAIIGYGSQGHAHAQNLRESGVDVIIGLRQGKSWDQAKNDGFNVYTVAEAAQQADVIMVLLPDEHQPKVYKEEIEPALTDGKALAFAHGFNIHFNQIVPPSTVDVFLAAPKGPGHLVRRTFEDGAGVPGLIAVYQDATGLAKDIALAYAKQIGSARAGVLETTFQEETETDLFGEQAVLCGGTSALVKAGFETLVEAGYQPEVAYFECLHELKLIVDLMYEGGLEYMRYSISDTAQWGDFQAGPRVVTDETKAAMKEILTDIQTGKFAKGWIQENQVNRPEYTAINEREKQHPIEVVGRELREMMPFVKAKSKGVVGSAKN
- the ilvN gene encoding acetolactate synthase small subunit; this translates as MKRTVTATVNNTSGVLNRITGLFARRNFNIESITVGITENPSISRMTFVVVVDSHQGIEQVIKQLNKQVDVLKVKDITDEPIVARELALIKIFASPQQRGEIAAVVGPFRATIIDVSRESMTVQVTGDHQKVEALIDLLRPYGIKEIARTGITAFKRGTKKSVIDENRYTLIN